The genomic stretch ctgcagtttctcgCTGTGTGAGTGGAGCCCCAGCCACAGCACAGAGCTTCATCAGTCCACTGTAACTGCTGCAATCGTTCTTTCCAGGAGTCACCGGCCAGCTGATGGACACCAAGTACTTCGACATGTGGGCTGGAGGTGAGGCTCTCAGTACgtgggaagtggggggggaggaggtgggagtgagggggaggtgatggggtctggtgggtggggtgggggtggtggtagtgagggggaggggtggggtgggggcggtgggagtgaggtgggggggtgggagtgaaggggaggggatggggtccAGTgagagtgaggtggaggaggtggggtctggtgggagtgagggggaggggttggggggggtgggagtgagtgggaaggggtggggtctgGGGGGCTGTGGACGGGGGGAGCCGGGAGATATCCGTGTGCTCCATGCTGCCCTGTGTTCCAGACACTGGAATTAACGAGCTGTTGAAGTTCCTGAGGCCGATCTATGACGGGACCCTGGTGTTCGTGGCTTCCTACGATGATCCCGCCACAAAGTGAGTCGTTCTGCCACTGGACTCCCCCTCTGCACTGtcctccccgcctcccctccccgtctccctccccctcccccaccccctcctcccccgctgTCACTGACCCTGCTGTGTGGCCCCACCTGCAGGATGAACGAGGAAGCGAGGAAGATCTTTAACGAGCTGGGCAGCAAGGCCGTCAACGTGCTTGGCTTCCGTGACAGCTGGGTCTTCGTGGGTGCCAAGGGCATCGATAACAAGAGTCCCTTCGAGCAGGTAGGTCCTCTCCTACCCTGAGGGAGCTGCCTCGTGGGCCCCTCCCtggagggaccgagtggcctcccaccattccacctcccccccccgggGCAGGGAGCAGCGGGGGGGTATATAACATTGTTGGGGGAGGGTTAACAGGGAGCAGCTGCTGTGGGAGTTGTTTgaagaccagaggtcaggatcagcGTGTTCCAGTCAGGAGGACGGACAAGGATGGCCAGGTTCGGGAACCCTGGGGGaccagagaggtggtgaatttagtccaGAGGGAAAAGGCAGCGTGTGTAAGGTtttggaagctgaaatcagactgaGCCCTCGGGGAACATAAAAACGGCAGGAAGGAGATTCAGCAGGCGATtcaaggggccatgaaatgtccgtGACAAGTCGGatgaaagagaatctcaaggcattttatacaggCATTAAAACCAAGAGGTAGCTCGACAGAAGATAAGATCGCTCGAGGTGGGCCAGgtgcattcaccaaggagaaggacatgggggagagtgagagcagtgtggggctaatgtgctggggcatgTTAAGctcaaggaggaggtggtgttcaGTGTCTTGAGGTGCccaagtccccagggcttgatgggatccATCCGAGGTTGTTGAGAGAGGAGATCGCTGGGGCCTTGACTTGGATcgctagccacaggcgaggtcccagaggactggagagcagccagtgttgttccattgttcaagaaggggaacagggataatcctggtaattaaaggccggtgagtctcacgtcagtggtagggaagctgttggagaggattcccaggggtaggatttatgagcatttatgGACATGGCCTGATTAGagactgtcagcatggctttgttcagggcaggtcatgtcttactaaatCGGAGtggtttgaggaggtgaccaaggtggttgatgaggggagggcagtggatgttgtccacatggactttagtaaggcatccGACAAGATCCATGGTGACTGGTAGTTTGGATTGCGAAttacttgcccacagaagacagggtagtgttggaggggtgttattctggctggaggtctgtgacctgtggtgttccgcagggatcagtgctgggacctctgctgtttgtgatgtatataactgacttggatgaaaatgtcggtgggtgggttggtaagtttgcagacggcacCAAGATCAGTGGAGTTGTAGGCAGtgcagagggctgtcaaaggatacggccggatatggatcagttacagatacgggcggggaaacggcagatggagtttaatccgggcgagTGTGAGGGGTCGcatgtacactgttaatggcagggcccttgatgtacagagggaccttggggtctaaatctatagctccctgaaagtggctgcacagagggatagggtggtaaaggcagcgtacggcatgcttgccttcgttagtcgaggtgttgagtataaaagtcaggaagtcatgctgcagctggatAAAACGTTAGACAGCACTTGCAGCTCTGTGCAGTGCTGGTCGCCccgccacaggaaggatgtggaggccttggagagggtgcagaagtagttcagcaggatgctgcctggattagagggcaagagctgtaaggagaggttggacagaattgggttgttttctctggagcgacggaggctgaggggagatccgacAGGTAGAAgtctataaagttatgagaggcacagacagagtagacagccagtgttttccccaggatggaaatgtccaataccagagggcatgcattgaaggtgggggggggagagagttcaaaggagatgtgtggagcaggtTGTTTTACACaagagggcggtgggtgcctggaatgtgctgccaggggtgggggtgcaggcagatacgatagaggggtttaagaggctgttagacaacacgatggtgcagggaatggagggaggggtttacgaggctgttagacacgatggtgcagggaatggagggaggggtttACGAGGCTGTCAGACACGacggtgcagggagtggagggaggggtttacGAGGCTGTTAGacggtgcagggaatggagggaggggtttACGAGGCTGTCAGACACGatggtgcagggaatggagggaggggtttacgaggctgttagacacgatggtgcagggagtggaggggggggttTACGAGGCTGTCAGACACGACGGTACAGGGAATGGAGGCGGGTTTACGAGGCTGTCAGACACGatggtgcagggagtggagggaggggtttacGAGGCTGTCAGACACGacggtgcagggagtggagggaggggtttatGAGGCTGTCAGACACGacggtgcagggaatggagggaggggtttACGAGGCTGGTAGACACGatggtgcagggaatggagggaggggtttACGAGGCTGGTAGACACGatggtgcagggaatggagggaggggtttatgaggctgttagacacgatggtgcagggaatggagggaggggtttatgaggctgttagacacgacggtgcagggagtggagggaggggtttacGAGGCTGTTAGacggtgcagggaatggagggaggggtttACGAGGCTGTCAGACACGatggtgcagggaatggagggaggggtttACGAGGCTGTCAGACACGatggtgcagggaatggagggaggggtttacgaggctgttagacacgatggtgcagggaatggagggaggggtttacgaggctgttagacacgacggtgcagggagtggagggaggggtttacGAGGCTGTTAGacggtgcagggaatggagggaggggtttACGAGGCTGTCAGACACGatggtgcagggaatggagggaggggtttacgaggctgttagacacgatggtgcagggagtggagggaggggtttacGAGGCTGTCAGACACGACGGTACAGGGAATGGAGGCGGGTTTACGAGGCTGTCAGACACGacggtgcagggagtggagggaggggtttacGAGGCTGTCACACATGatggtgcagggagtggagggaggggtttacgaggctgttagacacgatggtgcagggaatggagggaggggtttACGAGGCTGTTAGACGGTGcaaggagtggagggaggggtttacGAGGCTGTTAGacggtgcagggagtggagggaggggtttacGAGGCTGTCAGACACgacggtggagggagggggacagtgtgcaggcagaggggatttggtttaattcggCATGGCGCTGGGCacggatgctgttgggggggggggggggggacctgtccctgtgctgcaGTGATGTGTGGTGACCCAGACCCTGGTTTTCTTCCCCGCCCCCCAACAGCACATGAAGAACGACAAGAGGAACAACAAGTATGAGGGGTGGCCGGAGGCCGTGGAGATCGAGGGCTGCATCCCTCACAAGCAGGTGTGAGGCCTGCACCCCTCACTCCTCCCCGGCACCAGCGGCTGGAGGGGGGGTTGTCCCTGGCTCTCGGCCCACCCCTGTCGCACCCCCACTGGAGCCCAGTCTGGTAGTCCGGGTGCCCCGTGCTCcgtcccaccccccctccctcccccgtcttccccccctccctcccccgtcttccccc from Pristis pectinata isolate sPriPec2 unplaced genomic scaffold, sPriPec2.1.pri scaffold_196_arrow_ctg1, whole genome shotgun sequence encodes the following:
- the fam3a gene encoding protein FAM3A, which produces MRLAGPLRIVILVLSLGLLWVLGSLLSGQGSTFNRLRQLLSGPQELPTAESKPRRYKCGLPMPCPEKHFAFRIVSGAANVIGPKFCMEDQVFMSSVKNNVGRGLNIALVNGVTGQLMDTKYFDMWAGDTGINELLKFLRPIYDGTLVFVASYDDPATKMNEEARKIFNELGSKAVNVLGFRDSWVFVGAKGIDNKSPFEQHMKNDKRNNKYEGWPEAVEIEGCIPHKQV